The nucleotide window CGTCGGACTGGGCATCACGCTCGGCGCGAAGTCCTTCGACAAGAAGACCGGCGCCTGGGTGTCCTGCATCGCGAAGAACTACGGCAGCACCGCCCTGAAGGACCAGGGGGCCATCTCCGGCTTCAAGGTCAACACCCCGGTCGAGGACGCCAACGAGGTCACCGGACAGGTCCGGAAGACCATCAGCGCGTCCAAGCAGAACGTGCTCTGGTTCGAGGCGCTGTTCTCCACCAAGGCGACCACGGTCAGCCAGACCAACGCGGCCGGCCTGGTCGGCGGCAGCCTGAGCCCCGAGAAGTTCATGGCGACCGTGCAGGACGCGCTGTCCGAGAAGTGAAGCGGGCGGGCCCGGCGACGGGCCCCGCCCACGACAGTCCCACTCCCACGAACTGGACACCCCTCCATGCATCGCGTACTCGGTGACCGCAAGGCGGTCCTGATCCTGCTGGGTCCCGCCCTGCTCGTCTACTCCTTGATCATGCTGGTCCCCATGGTGTGGTCCTTCGGGTACTCGTTCACCGAGGGCAACACCATCGAGGGGTTCACCGGCAACGGCCTGGACAACTTCCAGCGGCTGTTCTCCGACCCCGCCGTGCGCGACGCCCTGTGGTTCACCGCGAAGTACGCGGTCGTCGTGACCGTCGGCCAGGTCGTCGCCGGCTACCTGCTCGCCCTGCTGTACGTGTTCTTCCTCAAGCGGGCCTCCGCGCTCGTCCGCACCCTGGTGTTCTTCCCGGTCGTACTGCCCACGGTGGCCGTCGGGCTGCTCTTCCAGAAGTTCTTCCAGGTGGCCCCGCAGACCGGCCCGGTCAACTCCCTGCTCAACGCCGTCGGTCTGGAGTCGGTCGACTGGTTCGGCAGCGCGGGACACGCCTTCTGGGTCCTGATCGTCATGGACATCTGGCGTTCCATGGGCTTCTACGCCGTGCTGCTCTTCGCCGGGCTGGTGGACATCCCCGAGGAGGTGCTGGAGTCCGCGCGCCTCGACGGCGCCTCCGGCCTGCGACTCGTACGTCACATCGTGCTGCCGATGTCGTTCCCGGTGCTGATGTCGTCGGTCGTCTTCAGCGTCAACGGCACGCTCAAGGTGTTCGACTGCATCGTCGCGCTGACGGGCGGCGGCCCCGGCAACGGGACGACACCCCTGACCCTGTACATGTTCCAGACGTCGTTCACCTACGGCGACTACGGCTACGGCAGCACGATCGCCCTGCTGCTGACCGTCGTCTGTCTGCTGGTGACCCTGGTCGTCTTCCGCGTCTCGCGGCGCGACCCCATGGAGGGCTGAACCCATGGCCATCGACACGCCCTTCAAGACGTCGGCGGGCCGCGGTGACGGCCGCGGGCCGCACGCGGGTCCGGCGTCGGCCTCCCGGCGCCGGCGTCCGGGCCGCCGCCCGTGGGTCAGGACCGTCGTCGCGCTGCTGCTGGTCGTCGAGGTCTATCCGCTGATCTGGATGTTCCTGACCTCGCTGAAGTCCAACGACGACTACCTGAACAACTCCACGTGGTCGCTGCCCACGACGTGGGAGTGGGGCAACTACACCGACGCCTGGACCACCGGGCACATCGGCCTGTACGTGCAGAACAGCCTACTGGCCGTGCTGCCGGCGCTCGCGCTGATCCTGCTCCTGGGCACGGCGGCCGGGTTCGCCCTGCAGATCATGGTGTGGAAGGGCCGCAGCCTGACCCTGCTGGTCTTCCTCACCGGCATGATGGTGCCCGCGCAGATGATCCTGCTGCCCCTGTTCACGGTGTACTTCCAGGCGGGCCTGTCCGGCACCCTGTGGCCGCTGATCCTCACCTACACGGGCACCGGTCTGCCCCTGACGGTGTTCATGATGGCCACCTACTACAAGACCGTCCCGCGCGAGCTGTTCGAGGCGGCCACCATCGACGGCGCGGGCATCCTGCGCGCCTTCTGGACCATCAGCCTGCCCATGGTCCGCAACGCGATCCTGACCGTCGGCCTGGTGCAGTTCTTCTTCATCTGGAACGACCTGCTGATCGCGCTGACCTTCACCAACAGCCAGGACCTGCGCACCGTCCAGGTCGGTCTGCTCAACTTCACCGGCGACTTCGGCGCCACCCGGTACGGCCCGCTGTTCGCCGCCATCTGCATCAACGTCTTCGGCACCCTGGTGATCTACCTCTTCCTCAACCAGAAGGTGATGAAGGGCCTCACCTCGGGAGCCGTCAAGGGGTGACGGCCGCGCCCCGGGGGTTCCAGCCCCGGCCCGGCGCCGGCCGTCCGCACCCGCATCCATGGAAGGTCCCCCACCCATGTCCTCTCAGCCTGCCCCGGTCACCTTCGAGCACCTGCCCGACGGGCTCGGTACCGGTGTCGCCCGACCACGCCTGAGCTGGCGTCTCCCCCGGGGAGCAGCCGTCCAGGACGCCTACGAGATCGAACTCGACCGGGGCGGCGTCCCGCACCGCACCGGCCGGACGGCCCGGGCGGACCAGGTCCTCGTGCCCTGGCCCGGGGAGCCCCTCGACTCGCGTGAACGGGTCGGCGTACGTGTACGGGTGTGGGTGGACGGGGCCGCGGACCCGTCCGGCTGGAGCGAGCCGAGCACGGTCGAGGCCGGGCTCCTGGACGCGGCCGACTGGAGCGCCGTCCCGGTCGGCGCGGCCTGGGCCGAGGACCCCGGCACCGACCGGCGCCCGGCCCGCGTCCGCCGGAACTTCACCCTGGCCGCCCCGGTGCGCCGGGCCCGGCTGTACGTCACCGCCCACGGTGTGTACGAGGCCGAGATCAACGGCCGCCGGGTCGGCGACGACATCCTCTCGCCCGGGTGGACCGTGTACGGCGAGCGCCTGCGGTACTACACCTACGACGTCACCGAGCACCTCGTGCCGGGCGCCAACACCATCGGTGCCTGGCTCGGGGACGGCTGGTACCGCGGCCACATCGGCTTCGACGGCGGCCACCGCGACCTCTACGGCAGCGACCAGTCCCTCCTCGCCCAGCTCGAGGTCACCCACACCGACGGCACCACGACGGTCGTCGCCACCGACGGCTCCTGGCAGGCCGCGCCCGGGCCCGTCCTGTCCAGTGGCCTCTACGAGGGCGAGACCTTCGACGCACGCCTGCACGACACCGCCTGGTCCACCCCGCGAGGCGGGGCCGACGAGGCCGGGGCGTGGACCGCGGTCGCGACCCGGACCCGCGATCCCCGTACCCTGATCGCGCCCAAGGGCGCCCCCGTCCGCTGCACCCAGGAGATCGCGCCCACGACCGTCACCCGCAAGGCGGACGGCCGGTACCTCCTGGACTTCGGCCAGAACCTCGTCGGCCGGCTGCGCATCACCGTCGACGGACCCGCCGGCACCACGGTCGTCCTGCGCCACGCGGAGGTGCTCCAGGACGGCGAACTCGCCACCCGGCCCCTGCGCGGGGCGACGTCCACCGACACCTACGTCCTCGACGGCTCCGGCGCGCAGACCTGGGAACCGCGCTTCACGATCCACGGCTTCCGCTACGCCGAAGTCAGCGGCTGGCCCGGCGGGTTGACCCCGGACGACGTGACGGCCCGGGTCTACCACACCGACATGACCCGCACCGGCCGGTTCGAGTGCAGCGACCCGATGGTCAACCGGCTGCACGAGAACGTCGTGTGGAGCATGCGCGGCAACTTCGTCGACATCCCGACCGACTGCCCGCAGCGCGACGAACGCCTGGGCTGGACCGGCGACATCCAGGTCTTCGCCCCCACCGCGTCCTTCCTGTACGACTGCGCCGGCATGCTCGACTCCTGGCTGGACGACGTCGCCGTCGAGCAGCTCCCCGACGGAACGGTCCCCTGGTACGTGCCGGTCATCCCCGGCGGCCCGCAGTGGACGCCGATCCAGCCCGGTGCCGCCTGGGGCGACGTCGCCACCCTCACCCCGTGGGTGCTGTACCAGCGGTTCGGCGACCTGGAACTGCTGCGCCGTCACTTCCCCATGGGACGGGCGTGGGTGGACCTGATGGACCGGCTGGCCGGGGAGAGCCGGCTGTGGGACACCGGGCACCAGCTCGGGGACTGGCTGGACCCCATCGCCCCGCCGGAGGACCCGGCGGGCGGCCGCACCGACCGCTACCTGGTGGCCACCGCCTACTTCGCGCACTCCGCCCGCCACCTGCAGTGGTCGGCCCGGGAACTCGGGTACACGGAACTCGCCGAGCGGTACGGGCGTCTCGCGGACGACGTCACCCGCGCCTTCCGGGCCCGCCATGTGCTGCCCGGCGGCCGGATGACCAGCGACGCCCCGACCGCGTACTCGGTGGCTCTGGTCTTCGGTCTCCTGGACGACGACCGGCAGCGCCGGCAGGCGGGCGACCGCCTCGCGGAGCTGGTGCTCCAGGACGACGCCCGCATCGCCACCGGCTTCGTAGGCACCCCGCTGATCTGCGACGCGCTGACCGACACCGGGCACCTGGACGTGGCCTACCGGCTGCTGACCCAGACCGGGTGCCCGTCATGGCTCTACACCGTCTCGATGGGCGCGACCACCATCTGGGAGCGCTGGGACAGCCTCCTTCCCGACGGCACGCTCAACTCCGGCGGGATGACGTCGTTCAACCACTACGCGCTGGGTGCCGTCGCCGACTGGATGCACCGCGTCGTCGCCGGCCTCGACCTCGCCTCCCCCGGCTACCGCACCCTGCGGTTCCGGCCCCGGCCGGGCGGCGGCATCACCTGGGCCCGGGCAGAGCACGAGACGCCGTACGGCCGCGCCGCCGTCTCCTGGGAGCTGACCGACCCGGGCATGACGGACTCGGGCATGACCGCGCAGGTCACGGTCCCCGACGGCTGCCGGGGCGTGGTCGAACTGCCGGGGCACGCCCCGCTGTCCGTGGGCCCCGGTCTGCACCACCTCGACACCCGCGACCTCGAACACACCGCCGCCTGACGCCGCTCGTTCCGTCCACCACGCACCGCCTCGCGACAGAGCATCCGCCACCGCTCGAAGGATCGAAGGAGAGTGTGAAGTGACCCGTCCCAGAGGTATGTCCCGGCGCGAAGCCGTGGCCGTGTCCGTAGCCGCCCTGGGAGGAGCCGCGGCGCTGACCGCCGGCCTCCCCACCACGGCCGCCGCCGCACCGCCGGCCACCCCGGCCGGTCCGGCCGCGGCCGGCCGTCCGTGGCGCGACCGGAAGAAGTCCGCCGCCCGCAGGGCCGACGCCCTTCTCGGTGCCATGACGCTCCAGGAGCGGATCACGCTCGTCACGGCCGTCGAGGTGGCCGACTTCGAGCCCCTGGCACACCTCGGCATCCCGGCCATGACCCGCGTGGACGCCTCCGACGGCCTGCGCGGCGACACCGGCGTGACGGCCTTCCCCGCCCCCAACGCGCTGGCGGCGACGTTCGACACCGACCTGGCCGAGCGCTACGGCGCCGCCATCGGCGCCGAGGCGCGTGGCAAGGGCTGGAACGTGCTGCTCGGCCCCACCGTCGACATCGACCGCAATCCCCGCAACGGCCGCGAGGCCGAGTCGTACGGCGAGGACCCCCTGGTCAACGGTCTGATCGGGGCGGCGGTCACCCGCGGTTTCCAGAGCAACGACGTCATCGCGCAGATCAAGCACTTCACCGTCTACAACCAGGAGGAGGGCCGCAACACCCTCGACGTGAAGGTCTCCGAGCGGGCCCTGCGCGAGGTCCACTACCCGGCCTTCGAGCACACCCTCCGGGACGGCGGGGCCCTGTCGGTCATGGGCTCCTACCCGAGGGTCAACGGGGTGTACGCCTGCGAGAACCCGCACCTGATCGGCGCCCTGAAGACCGACCTGGGGCTCAAGGGCTATCTCGGCACCGACTACCACCCGTCCGGGGACCGCGTAGCGGAGATCAACGCCGGCGTCGACTCCGCCGCCCTCATCCCCGACACCCCGAAGGCCGCCTTCACCGACGGCCGGATCCCGCGGGAGCGCACCCAAGACGCCGCGTGGCGCATCCTGTACGCGCTGTTCGCCTCCGGGGCCTACGACAACCCGCTGCCGGACGGGCCCGCCGACGTGGTGACCACCGCGGCGCACCAGACCCTGGCCCGCATCACCGGTGAGCGGGCCACCGTCCTGCTGAAGCACGAGGGCGGGCTGCTGCCCCTGTCGAAGCAGACGACCGTCGCCGTGATCGGCCCGGCGGGCAAGGACACCACGACCGGCGTGGAGGGCTCCTCGTACGTCGATCCGGGCGACTTCACCACGGCACTGGACGCCGTCACCGCCAAGGCCGGGCCCTCCCGGATCCTGTTCTCCCAGGGCAGCCTCGGTGACGTCGCCCTGCCCACGATCCCCGGTTCCGTCTTCACCACACCCGACGGCGGGCCCGGCCTGCGCGCCGTTTTCCACGCGGGCGAGGACCTCTCCGGCAGCCCGCTCACCACCACCACGACGGCGAACATCGACTTCCGCGGCGGCAATCCGGTCGGCGGTCTGCCCGCCAGGTGGTCGGCCCGCTGGACCGGCCGCATCACCCCGCCCGCCACCGGCCCGGTCCGCATCTCCACCCTGCTGGCGGGCGCCGCGAAGATCGTCGTGGACGGCGTCACCCTCCTCGACGAGTCCCGCTTCCTCTGGGACTCCTTCTTCGGCCCCAAGGAGAGCGCGATCGGTGGTGTCGTCGATCTCACCGGCGGCAGGGCCGTCGACATCACGGTCGAGTACAGCACCAGGGACGCCGGCTTCCGGGGTCCCGGTATGACACTGGGCTGGCAGCCCGAGTCGCTCATACCGGCCGCCGTCGCGGCGGCGGGGAAGGCCGACGCGGCGGTGGTGTTCGTCAACAACTGCACCGGTGAGGCCTTCGACCGCGACAACCTCTCCCTGCCCGGCGACCAGGACCGGCTCGTCGAAGCCGTCGCCGCGGTCAACCCGCGCACGATCGTCGTCCTCAACACCTCGGGCCCCGTGCTCATGCCGTGGCTCGGCAAGGTGAAGGGCGTGCTGCAGGCCTGGTACCAGGGCGCGGCGACCGGCACGAGTATCGCCAACGTGCTCTACGGCGACGCGGAGCCCGGCGGCCGTCTCCCGGTCACCTTCCCCGCCGACGAGCACCAGGGACCCACCACCTACACCGGCGCCAAGAACGACGACGACGCCAACGGCATCACGTACGACGAAGGCATCCACGTCGGCTACAAGTGGTACGTCAAGCACCGCGCCGAGCCCCTCTTCCCCTTCGGCCACGGCCTGTCGTACACCTCCTTCCGGTACGAGGGGGCACGCGTGCGCGGCCTGGGCCGCGGGGACGCGGCCGCCGAGGTCACGGTCGGGGTCCGCAACACCGGCCGCCGCAGCGGGTCCGACGTCGTCCAGGTCTACATCGGCCACCTGCCGACCAGGACGGACACCCCGGCCAGGACGCTCGTCGGCTTCGCCCGCGTCGACCTGGGGCCGGGCGAGCGCGGGACCGCCGGTGTCACCGTGAGCCGGCGGGCGCTCTCCTACTGGAACGAGGACAGGGCCCGCTGGGTGACTCCCGCGGGCCGGGTCCCGGTCTACGCGGGGCGTTCGGTCGCCGACCTCGACCTCGTGGGCAGCATCACCGTGAGGTAGCCCGCCGCGTCGCCGTCGCCGCCTTCCGCCCTCACCGCCGCCGGGCGGGGGCGGCGGGGGCGGACCCGTACGGCCGGGCGCGTGTCACGGCAGGATGGAGTCGACGTATCCGCCGTCGACGCGCAGCGCGCCCCCGGTGGTGGCGGACGCCTGGTCGGAGCTGAGGTAGACGACCATGTTGGCGATCTCCTCCGGTTCGATCAGCCGCTGCAGCAGTGACTGCGGCCGGTGCTCCCGCATGAACACGCGCTGGGCCTCGTCCCACGGCAGGTCCCGGTCGACGAGCCCGTACACGAAGTCCTCGACGCCGCCGGTGTGGGTGGGGCCCGCGATCACCGAGTTCACCGTGACGCCCGTGCCCGCCGCCTGCTTCGCGAATCCCCGGCCGACCGCGAGCAGGGCGGTCTTCGACATGCCGTAGTGGATCATCTCCGCGGGAATGACGACGGCCGAGTCACTGGCGATGTTCTGGACCCGCCCCCAGCCTCGTTCCGTCATCCCCGGCAGGTACGAACGGATCAGCCGCACGGCGGCCAGGACGTTGACCTCGAAGTAGCGCCGCCATTCGTCGTCGGTGATCTCCAGCGGGTCCGCGGACCCGAAGATGCCGAAGTTGTTGACGAGGATGTCCACCCGCGGCAGGGCGTCCACGACCTGCGCGGCGCCCTCCTCCGTGGTCACGTCCGCCGCCACGGGCACCACGTCCGCGCCGGGCACCTGCTCGGCGAGCCCGGCCGCGCTCTCCTCGGTACGCCGGGCGTTCCGGCCGTTGACGGCGACACGGGCGCCGGCCCCGGCCAGACCGGCGGCGATCGCCGCCCCGATGCCCTGGGTGGAGCCGGTGACCAACGCCGTGCGGCCCGTCAGATCGATACGCATCCCAGCGCCCTTTCCGTATGCGTCCATCGGCAGTCGACTGCGTCCGTCGGCAGTCGGCATGGGCCGGTCGGGTACCCCTTCGGGCCCGGCGTCACCCGAACCGCGCGAGACGGCGCAGTACGGCGCTGCGTCCGCGGTCGGGGACGGTCCACAGGGTCTGGCCCGTGACCCCCCAGCGCTCCAGCAGTGCGTTGGCCGCGAGGAAACCGCTGGTGGCCGCGCGTTCCATGAGCGCCACGGGCAGTTCGGTGCGGACCAGGTCGCCGGCCACCACCAGTCCGGGGTCGGGGGTGCGGACGGTGGGACGGTCGGCGTATCCGCCGACGGGGAACAGCGGGCAGTCGGCCCGCCACTCGTGGCGTTCGTCGACCACCTTCGCGGTACGCGTCTCCGGGTACACCTGGTGCAGCCGTTCCAGCAGGCGCTTCTGCTCCACGTCGCGGACCGCGTCGTCGGACAGGGCGTAGGCGTGCAGTTCCACGACGGAGCCGCCGGTGCGGGAGGCCCAGCGGGCCGCCTCCCCCTCCCAGCGCTCCAGCACACTGACGTTGTCGAGGGACCCGTACCCGCTGGTGCCGAGGAAGCCGGGCCGGTCGGCCGCGACGGGGCGGTCCAGCCACAGGCGGGAGACGAGGAACGGCGGCGCGGTGCGCAGCCGGGCCGTCCGCCCGCGCCACGCGGCGTCGCCCAGGAGCGGGGAGCGTGCGACGAGGCCGCCGAGACCTCCCGCGTCCAGGGCCAGGACGACCGTGTCGTGGCGCCGTTCGTCCGTGCCCGTGGCGACGTGGAAGCCGCCGTCCGCAGTGGGGTCGACCGTCTCGACGGAGGTGCCGGTGCGCAGGTCGACGCCGTGGCCGTCCAGGTAGCCGGCGAGCGGTTCCCACAGGGCGGTGGGGAAGGGCTCGTCGGGTACGTCGAAGAGCAGGCCCTCGGAGGAGCCGAGGAAGTAGATGTGGAACATCAGCACCATCTCCGCCGCGGACAGCCGGCGGGGGTCGGCGAAGAAGCTCCGGGAGAACACCTCGAACGCGAGGTGGTGGGCGGCCTCGGGGAAGCGGATCGACTCGAGGAAGTCGTGGGCGCTGACGCCGTCGAGCCGCTCGTACACCTCGGGGACGCGGACGTCGAGGAGGGGCAGTGCGGCGACCGGGTTCATCCGTACGAGGTCCCGCAGCCCGAAGGTGGGGCTCAGGGCGACGAATCCGAGGGCGCTGAACGGCGGGGTGCGCGGCACGTGCCGGAAGCTGTCGTGCAGGCCGCTGCCGTGCCGCAACGGATAGTCGGGCAGTCCGCGCAGACGGTCGAGTCCCGGATCGGTACGCCGCAGCAGTCCGCGCAGGTTGTAGTACTGGCGGAAGAAGGCGTGGAAACCGCGGCTCATGGTCACGGTGCTGCCGTCGGAGAGACCGGTCCGCCAGCCGGCCAGACGTCCGCCGAGGGTGGGTTCCCGTTCGTACAGCGTGACCCGTACGCCTCGTTCGGCCAGGGCCGTGGCTGCCGCCAGCCCGGCGATGCCGCCGCCCACGACGGCGGTCGTCATGGGGCGGTCGCCGGTGAAGCGCGGCGCGCCCGGCGCGGGGAGGATCGTGCGGGCGCGCCGGTCCCTGCCGCGCCGGGCGGCGTCCGGCCGCCGGGGCTCGGCGACCGGACGCCGGGAGACGGTCATCGGCCCGCGCGGCACGCTCATCGGTCGGCCTCCGCCGCGGTGCCCGGGCGGCGGGCGACGAACGTGTGGGTGATGCCGGTCTGCCAGCCGGGCAGGGGCAGCACCCGGACGTCCTGGAAGCCGGCCGCGCGGACCCGGGCGGCGAAGTCGCCCGCGGTGTCGAACTCCACGACGCTGCGCCACAGATGGCGGTAGAGGGTGCCGTCGCCCAGCGCGGTGGCGACGGGCAGGACGAGGCCCCGGCACACGCCCGTCCACACCGCGCGGTGGGAGGACCGGCCGCTGAGGGTGTACTCGTGCACCGCCAGCCGGCCCGCCGGGGCCAGTGCCTCGCGCACGGAGGAGAGCACCGCGTCGGGGTCGGCGACGTTCCGGAAGAGGTAGGCGGCGAACACCGCGTCGAACGGTCCGCGTACGCCCGCTTCCGCCAGCCGTTCGGCGGGGGCCCGTACGAAGCTCACCCCGTCCCGCCACGGTTTGGCCGCCGCGCGCTCCAGCATGCCCGCGGAGGCGTCGACCGCGGTGATCTCGGCACCGGGCAGGACCGCGGCCAGCGCGGCCGTCGAGGCACCGGTGCCGCATCCCAGGTCCAGCACGCGCAGGCCGGTGCCGCCGTCGGCGAGGCCCAGCCGGCGCACCGAGCGGCGCAGGTGGGCGTGGTAGCCGGGGTTGGCGGCCACCAGCGTGTCGTAGCTGCGAGAGGCGTGGTCGAACGCGGCGGCCAGATCCTCGTCGCGCAGCAGGGTCATACGGTCTCCTCGGTCGGGTTCGGGTTCGGGTTCGGGTTCGAGGTCGGGGTCGGGTGCACGGGTTTCCTTCGTGCCTGGGCGGGGCCGGGGCGGGCCGGTGGTCAGGGCCCGGGGAAGGGTCTGCGGGGGAGCCAGGACAGCTCCGCTGCGGAGCGGAGCATGGGCAGGACGGGCGTACGGAGGCCGAGGGAGAGGTCCTCGTGGAGGCGGGTGCCGCCGTCGAGGAAGCGCAGCAGCCGCTCCATCGGCACCCTGGTGAACAGGCGTGCGAAGAACGCGGCACCGTCGACCCGTCCGCTGTCCAGGGCCCGCAGCATCACCGCGTCCATGGCGCGCGAGCGGGCCGAGTGGGCGGGCGGGGGCATCGGGTGGCGGCCCGCCCTCAGGGCGTCCGCGACGGCTCGCGTCTGGCGCTGCACGGCGGAGAAGGTGTAGCCGGTGGACGGCCGGGTGGCGCCCCCCGCGGCGCCGATGCGGAAGACCGAGGGCGCCGACCGCCGGGCGAAGCGCGCGTCGGTCATGGGGATCACGCCGGTCTCGGTCGAGGTGATCTCGAAGTCGCCGAGCCGCAGCACGTCGTCGGCGTAACGGCGCAGGGCGAGGTCGTAGGCCGACCGGGACAGCACGGCACCGGAGAACTCGGTGTACTCCACCAGGGCTTCCCGCGGGCCGGTGGGCAGGACGTACCCGAAGGCGAGTCCGCGCTCGGGCTGCGGGACCCGGAAGTCCATCAGTTCCACCGTGCCGGGGTCGAACACCGGCTCGCCGGTGCGGACGAACCAGCCCTGGAAGTGCTGCAGCAGGGTCGTACGGGCGGTCGGCAGGCTGCCCAGCGGCCGGGAGTCGAAGACCCAGCGGGCGCGCACCGTCACGGGGCGGCCCCGGTCGTCGCGGGCGCGGATCTCGGCCCCGTCGGTGATGCCGTCCACGGTCTCGACGGTCGCCTCGATCCGGCGGACGTCGCCGCCGCGCGCCAGATCGCGGGCCACGAGGCGCTCGAAGTCGTCGGAGCGGAGCATCTTGTAGGTGAGGGGCGCGATGTCGTCCTGCGCGGGCCGGCCCGCGGGGGTGTGGACCCGCAGCCGCCGCCAGGAGGCGGTCAGGGCGGCGTCGTACGGTCCGGGGCCCTCCTCCCAGAAGCACCACGTCCGGCCGGGCGGGCGGAGCGGGCCGGGCGGGGCGTCCACCAGGACCGTCGGCACCCGTCGCGCCCCGGGGGCGGGGCGGGCGAGCCGGTGGGCCAGGGACAGACCCGCGGCTCCCGCGCCCACGATGGCCACCTCGGCGTCCAGCACGAACCGCTCCCTCCCTGCGCGTCCCACCGGCGGTGCGCGGCCGGCCGGTGACCTGTCGAAAGCCTTCCCTCCGCGGGGCCCGCGCGGATGCAGGTACGGCCAGGTTGTCGCACGGGGTGGAGTGCGGGCGGCCTCGGTCCTCGGCTCAGGTCCGCGGACGGCGGGGGCGGACGAGCCGGCGGAAGAGGACCCGCAGCACGGCGGACGCGCCCCGCAGGACCTGGCGCCCGGCACGC belongs to Streptomyces sp. V3I8 and includes:
- a CDS encoding lycopene cyclase family protein, with protein sequence MLDAEVAIVGAGAAGLSLAHRLARPAPGARRVPTVLVDAPPGPLRPPGRTWCFWEEGPGPYDAALTASWRRLRVHTPAGRPAQDDIAPLTYKMLRSDDFERLVARDLARGGDVRRIEATVETVDGITDGAEIRARDDRGRPVTVRARWVFDSRPLGSLPTARTTLLQHFQGWFVRTGEPVFDPGTVELMDFRVPQPERGLAFGYVLPTGPREALVEYTEFSGAVLSRSAYDLALRRYADDVLRLGDFEITSTETGVIPMTDARFARRSAPSVFRIGAAGGATRPSTGYTFSAVQRQTRAVADALRAGRHPMPPPAHSARSRAMDAVMLRALDSGRVDGAAFFARLFTRVPMERLLRFLDGGTRLHEDLSLGLRTPVLPMLRSAAELSWLPRRPFPGP
- a CDS encoding methyltransferase, which gives rise to MTLLRDEDLAAAFDHASRSYDTLVAANPGYHAHLRRSVRRLGLADGGTGLRVLDLGCGTGASTAALAAVLPGAEITAVDASAGMLERAAAKPWRDGVSFVRAPAERLAEAGVRGPFDAVFAAYLFRNVADPDAVLSSVREALAPAGRLAVHEYTLSGRSSHRAVWTGVCRGLVLPVATALGDGTLYRHLWRSVVEFDTAGDFAARVRAAGFQDVRVLPLPGWQTGITHTFVARRPGTAAEADR